One stretch of Aquimarina sp. Aq107 DNA includes these proteins:
- a CDS encoding non-ribosomal peptide synthetase, protein MEVAALIKKIRDNGLGIKLLEGNLELVFYKDDVDDSLIELVKDNKENIIEYLNSISVEKNQMEIPMSLDMETYSITSSQFRFWILCQMQEINAAYNIPFVLKMEGDLDITILNTTFKRLMERHEILRSKFVESENGDIRQKIINVEEVGFEVNEHEVLDSQSIGKEITKLASSPFDLKSNSLFKVDLIHSGSNIYYLCFNIHHIISDARSIEIIIKELGEIYNSLISGKKIELPVLSIQFKDYSEWSNNTNNLDKEEKYWLEKFKGQLPVINLPTYQLRPATKTYAGSSYVNNLDQELLKELRSFSRKNKGTLFMTLMAALNGLLYRYSSQTDIILGTPVSGRNNSQLQNQIGLYINTLPIRTQFEATTSFFELFQLLKENLESAYANSNYSFGDLVDKLNLKRDVSRTPLFDILVTHQQKNDNSLKTEDSFTNLKCSFYNDFENTVSKYDITFNFLEDNNDLSLFIEYNTDIFEEEFIQNLAFNFEEFLKTSIDKPNVEVQKVPLVNSEEEDRLLNLFNDTKVSYNPKKTVVEDFLDQASSTPDKIALAYQNEEITYAELNERSNQLAHYLFASGIQESSAVALCIDRSIELMIGILGILKSGATYLPLDPSYPIDRIDYMVEDSKAQFLITKEEIAGLLPKNANIISFEEESIWECSKENLEFLPTFSNAAYVIYTSGTTGKPKGVLVTHKNLSNFFVGLNDRFGQLEKDENWLAVTSINFDISILETIWTLTRGSKIVLQPDRPVLLTDNTSAMDFSLLYFAAQEEIAFENKYKLLLEGAKFADENGFEAIWIPERHFHSFGDQFPNPSVAAAAVSTITNNVTIRSGSVVLPLHDPVRVAEEWSMVDNLSNGRVEMSIASGWHPNDFVLAPDDYHTRHQKMQDKLNTVVELWEGGTLTRKNGVGKDTTFRIHPKPIQSKLPIWITSGGNVKTFEYAGSIGANVLTHLLGQSIEDLEFKIDSYRKALKENGFDPEKGKVSLMLHTFVSDDLSFVKETVEEPFKNYLRHSANLMKSIADDKGLDLEKDLDVLIEMGFQRFYKTSGLFGTPETCMKRIQELYKVGVNEIACLIDYGIDTNIVLSNLEHLKGLQDLISRSKTQNQFLKKRMELDWSTSSLIKENQITHLQSTPSFIQELLIDKEGRDALEQIETLLIGGEALPLSLSRQLEELRKKPLFNMYGPTETTIWSTIKEIYEDRNISIGKPIANTQIYILNSSNQLCPTGVIGELCIGGDGVSKGYLGRQDLTDEKFITNHFSGKGKIYKTGDLARWLPNGELECLGRIDNQVKINGHRIELGEIENSIEEFPGIIKSVVNSVDNNGTKSLAAYLTINEAYNANDLLEYLNLKLPKYMVPSFLMVLDEFPMTLNGKIDRKSLPEPNVSNISKNKFVAPKNDSERILVEIWEKVLKSENIGTEDNFFELGGNSLLVMRMLTHIRNEFKVEISIVEFFTTKNIQDLSGLIAEKENTDSITEIKFVENKPQYPQLSFSQERLWFLDKLSGSTHYHMPLIFDLDGQVNFEILEKAFKTIIERHKVLRTIYLQNKGEAYQKVIPFDQWKMNLVRDFENMGDTSIEQLIISEIHKPFDLEKDYMLKASVFSESDETSKLLILMHHIASDGWSVSLLLKELELLYNGLINDPTFKLKPLDIQYVDYSIWQREQIKGDFIDKQLSYWKAHLKDLEPLNLPIDFPRKAQQSFQGDHYHFTIDTDTSKRVYDYSEKEGTTLFMTLLTTFKVLLSRYSNQTDICIGTPIANREQEEVDKLIGFFINTLALRSNLDGNPKFNDLLKTIKENTLNAYAHKHAPFEQVVNQTVKTRDLSRSPLFQVMFVLQNKEENPEYKLGDVTLKSGPYTYEKSQFELIFSVTETPKGLSVGVKYCSDLFKEETIVQLAQHYKNLIHSVLDNPNQNINNIEFLDVDEKQELLESYNDTLVTYQKELVINSLFNQKVIQSPDNVAIKYEQNSLSYLELDQISNQLARYLQATYSIDRGDIIGVELERSEWLIVTMLAVFKLGCTYLPIDPSFPEVRKEYIINDSNCKRIIKSTLIDEFDNCKQDFDEKGLDVKVEPGNLAYIIYTSGTTGKPKGVMITHQAILNTILSQIDAFKINSFENCLQFSNQCFDSSIFEILISLLGGATLVILEESMKLDIPAFINYIEKHQVTLAILPPSFVTLLDVDKLSTIKRLVTAGEEAPIQKAKEFSEIGIYTNGYGPTESSVCTLTYEGEIGDKIPVGKPIANTKVYILSEDLELQPKGVMGELCIAGAGLSIGYLNRPELTKEKFVDNPFVVGEKLYRTGDLARWLPNGNIDFLGRKDSQVKIRGYRIELGEVEYVLLEQKNLVKQAIAAITEKNGMPILVSYIVPGDEYNKEELKTILRRNLPDYMIPSFFIEIDEVAVTSNGKIDKAKLPDIDQQSLVKQKYVAAENDIEDKIVQIISDEFDIPIGRIGVNDNFFDLGGNSINMVKVLSVLNAEFIEEIKIVHLFQYPTVRSLTKAFFNKNDSIIEEETSEELEEDFDFDEELNEFTNLID, encoded by the coding sequence ATGGAAGTAGCAGCTTTAATAAAGAAAATTCGAGATAACGGCTTAGGAATAAAATTATTAGAAGGGAATCTGGAACTTGTTTTTTATAAGGATGATGTAGATGATTCTCTTATAGAACTTGTTAAAGATAACAAGGAGAATATTATAGAATATTTGAATTCTATTTCTGTTGAAAAGAATCAAATGGAGATCCCTATGTCACTCGATATGGAAACATATTCCATAACTTCTTCTCAATTTAGGTTTTGGATCTTATGTCAGATGCAAGAGATTAATGCTGCATATAACATACCTTTTGTTTTGAAGATGGAAGGAGATCTGGACATCACTATCCTTAACACGACTTTCAAAAGGTTAATGGAACGCCATGAAATTTTGAGAAGCAAATTTGTGGAGTCCGAAAATGGTGATATAAGACAAAAAATAATTAATGTTGAGGAGGTTGGTTTTGAGGTAAATGAGCATGAAGTTTTAGATAGTCAGTCTATCGGGAAGGAGATAACTAAACTTGCAAGCAGTCCATTTGACTTGAAAAGTAACTCATTATTTAAAGTTGATCTTATTCATAGTGGAAGTAATATTTATTATTTATGTTTCAATATTCATCATATTATTAGTGATGCAAGATCAATTGAAATTATCATTAAAGAATTAGGAGAGATATACAATTCATTGATTTCAGGTAAAAAGATTGAATTACCAGTACTTAGCATACAATTTAAAGATTATAGTGAATGGAGTAATAACACAAACAATCTTGATAAGGAAGAAAAGTATTGGTTAGAAAAATTTAAAGGACAACTTCCAGTAATTAATTTACCTACCTATCAGTTACGACCAGCAACCAAAACATATGCAGGGTCAAGTTATGTAAACAATCTTGATCAAGAATTATTAAAAGAACTTAGATCGTTTTCTAGGAAAAACAAGGGAACTCTCTTTATGACGTTAATGGCAGCTCTCAATGGACTGCTATATAGATATTCTTCACAAACAGATATCATTTTAGGAACACCTGTTTCTGGAAGGAATAATTCTCAATTGCAAAATCAAATAGGTTTATACATCAATACATTACCTATTAGAACACAATTTGAAGCGACCACTTCTTTCTTTGAATTGTTCCAATTACTAAAAGAAAATCTGGAATCGGCATATGCTAATTCTAATTATTCATTTGGAGATTTAGTAGACAAACTAAATCTAAAAAGAGATGTAAGTCGTACACCTTTATTTGACATTCTGGTTACCCATCAACAAAAGAATGATAATTCTTTAAAGACGGAAGACAGTTTTACAAATTTAAAGTGTTCTTTCTATAATGATTTCGAAAACACAGTTAGTAAATATGATATTACTTTTAATTTCTTAGAAGATAATAACGATTTAAGTCTTTTTATAGAATACAATACCGATATTTTTGAAGAAGAGTTTATACAGAATTTAGCGTTCAATTTTGAAGAATTTTTAAAGACGTCTATTGATAAACCTAATGTAGAAGTTCAAAAAGTACCACTAGTAAATAGTGAAGAAGAAGACAGGCTGTTAAATTTATTCAATGACACCAAGGTTTCATATAACCCTAAAAAAACAGTAGTCGAAGACTTTTTAGATCAGGCCTCTAGCACTCCCGATAAAATAGCGCTTGCATACCAAAATGAAGAAATAACATATGCAGAGTTAAATGAGAGATCAAATCAATTAGCCCACTATTTATTCGCTTCAGGAATTCAGGAAAGTTCTGCTGTTGCATTGTGTATAGATCGTTCTATTGAATTGATGATTGGAATACTTGGAATCTTAAAAAGTGGTGCTACTTATTTACCATTAGATCCATCATATCCAATAGATCGTATTGATTATATGGTCGAAGATAGTAAGGCTCAGTTTTTAATTACAAAAGAAGAAATTGCAGGGCTCTTACCAAAAAATGCAAATATTATTTCTTTTGAAGAGGAGTCTATTTGGGAATGCTCAAAAGAAAACTTAGAATTCTTACCAACATTTTCAAATGCAGCATACGTCATTTATACTTCGGGTACTACTGGAAAACCAAAAGGAGTACTGGTAACACATAAAAACTTATCCAATTTCTTTGTGGGATTGAATGATAGATTTGGTCAGCTAGAAAAAGATGAGAATTGGCTTGCTGTTACAAGTATAAATTTTGACATCTCAATTTTAGAAACTATTTGGACGCTAACCAGAGGTAGTAAAATTGTGTTACAACCAGATAGGCCTGTTTTGCTAACAGACAATACATCAGCTATGGATTTTAGCTTATTGTATTTTGCAGCTCAAGAAGAAATTGCATTTGAAAATAAGTACAAATTATTATTAGAAGGTGCCAAATTCGCTGATGAAAATGGATTCGAAGCGATTTGGATTCCAGAGAGACATTTCCATAGTTTTGGAGATCAATTTCCGAACCCTTCTGTAGCAGCAGCAGCAGTATCCACCATTACAAATAATGTTACCATACGATCAGGAAGTGTTGTGTTGCCATTACACGATCCTGTAAGAGTGGCAGAAGAATGGTCTATGGTAGATAATTTATCAAATGGAAGAGTAGAAATGTCCATAGCATCTGGTTGGCATCCAAATGATTTTGTTTTGGCTCCAGATGACTACCATACACGTCATCAAAAGATGCAGGATAAATTAAATACGGTAGTTGAATTATGGGAAGGAGGAACACTAACACGAAAAAATGGAGTTGGTAAGGATACCACTTTCAGAATACATCCAAAGCCAATTCAGAGTAAATTACCTATTTGGATTACTTCTGGAGGAAATGTGAAAACATTTGAATATGCAGGATCTATTGGAGCTAATGTATTAACGCATTTACTTGGGCAAAGTATAGAAGATCTTGAATTTAAAATCGACAGCTATAGAAAAGCCCTGAAAGAAAATGGGTTTGATCCTGAAAAAGGGAAAGTTTCATTAATGTTACACACTTTTGTTAGTGATGATCTTTCTTTTGTAAAAGAAACTGTAGAAGAACCATTTAAAAATTATTTACGTCATTCGGCAAACCTGATGAAATCTATCGCTGATGATAAGGGGCTTGATTTAGAGAAAGACCTTGATGTGTTGATTGAAATGGGGTTCCAACGTTTTTATAAAACAAGTGGTTTATTTGGAACTCCAGAAACCTGTATGAAACGCATTCAGGAATTATATAAAGTTGGAGTAAATGAAATCGCGTGCTTAATAGACTATGGAATTGACACGAATATTGTTTTATCAAATTTAGAGCACTTGAAAGGATTACAGGATTTGATATCAAGATCAAAAACTCAAAATCAGTTCTTAAAAAAACGAATGGAGTTAGACTGGTCTACTTCTAGTTTGATAAAAGAAAATCAGATAACACACCTGCAATCAACTCCATCTTTTATTCAAGAGTTATTAATAGATAAAGAAGGTAGAGATGCTTTAGAACAGATTGAAACCTTATTAATCGGGGGTGAGGCGCTTCCATTGTCTTTGTCCAGACAATTAGAAGAGCTTAGAAAAAAACCACTTTTTAATATGTATGGCCCAACCGAAACTACTATTTGGTCTACTATTAAAGAAATATATGAAGATCGTAATATAAGTATTGGAAAACCAATAGCTAACACCCAGATATATATACTAAATAGTTCTAATCAACTATGTCCTACTGGAGTAATAGGTGAATTGTGTATAGGAGGAGACGGAGTTTCTAAAGGATATTTGGGTAGACAAGATTTGACTGATGAAAAATTTATAACTAACCATTTTTCTGGAAAAGGTAAAATCTATAAAACCGGTGATTTAGCACGTTGGTTGCCTAATGGAGAATTAGAATGTCTGGGAAGAATAGATAATCAGGTAAAAATTAATGGGCATAGGATTGAACTTGGTGAAATCGAAAATAGTATTGAAGAATTTCCTGGAATTATAAAAAGTGTAGTGAATTCTGTTGATAATAATGGAACTAAAAGCCTAGCAGCATATTTAACAATAAATGAAGCATACAATGCTAATGATTTGTTAGAATACCTAAATCTAAAATTACCTAAGTATATGGTTCCATCATTTTTGATGGTATTAGATGAGTTTCCAATGACCCTAAATGGTAAAATAGATAGAAAATCTCTTCCAGAACCAAATGTTTCCAATATAAGTAAAAACAAGTTTGTAGCTCCAAAAAATGATTCAGAAAGAATACTGGTTGAGATCTGGGAAAAAGTTCTAAAATCTGAAAATATCGGGACTGAAGATAACTTTTTTGAACTAGGTGGAAATTCACTTTTGGTGATGCGTATGCTAACACATATTCGAAATGAATTTAAAGTAGAAATATCAATTGTAGAATTTTTCACCACAAAAAACATTCAGGATCTTTCAGGTTTAATTGCGGAAAAAGAAAATACAGATAGTATTACCGAAATTAAATTTGTAGAAAACAAACCACAATATCCCCAATTATCTTTTTCACAAGAACGACTTTGGTTCCTTGATAAATTAAGTGGAAGTACTCATTACCATATGCCTCTAATTTTTGATTTAGATGGTCAGGTGAATTTTGAAATCTTAGAAAAAGCCTTTAAAACAATAATCGAAAGACATAAAGTTTTGCGAACCATATATCTCCAAAACAAAGGAGAAGCATATCAGAAAGTCATTCCATTTGATCAATGGAAAATGAATTTAGTTCGTGACTTTGAGAATATGGGTGATACAAGTATCGAACAATTAATAATTAGTGAAATTCATAAACCTTTTGATCTTGAAAAAGACTATATGCTAAAAGCAAGTGTTTTTTCTGAAAGTGATGAGACCTCAAAGTTATTGATTTTAATGCATCATATCGCTTCAGATGGGTGGTCAGTTTCATTATTGTTAAAAGAACTTGAACTTCTTTATAACGGATTAATAAATGACCCTACTTTTAAGCTAAAACCTTTAGATATACAATATGTTGACTACAGTATTTGGCAAAGGGAACAAATTAAAGGTGATTTTATCGACAAACAATTATCATATTGGAAAGCACATTTAAAAGATTTAGAGCCATTAAACCTTCCAATCGACTTTCCTAGAAAGGCCCAACAAAGTTTTCAAGGAGATCATTATCATTTTACTATAGATACAGATACTTCAAAAAGAGTATACGATTATTCAGAGAAAGAAGGCACTACGCTTTTTATGACATTATTAACTACGTTCAAAGTGCTATTGAGTAGGTATAGTAATCAAACTGATATTTGTATAGGAACACCTATTGCCAATAGAGAACAAGAAGAAGTGGATAAGTTAATTGGCTTTTTTATCAATACCTTGGCATTACGCAGTAACCTTGATGGAAATCCTAAATTTAATGATTTATTAAAAACGATAAAGGAAAATACATTAAATGCTTACGCTCATAAGCATGCACCATTTGAACAGGTAGTAAACCAGACAGTGAAAACAAGAGATTTGAGCAGAAGTCCTTTGTTTCAAGTAATGTTTGTTCTTCAAAATAAAGAAGAAAATCCAGAATATAAACTAGGAGATGTTACTCTTAAATCTGGTCCTTATACTTACGAAAAATCTCAGTTTGAATTAATTTTTAGTGTTACAGAAACACCAAAGGGACTAAGTGTGGGTGTTAAGTATTGTAGCGACTTATTTAAAGAAGAAACAATAGTACAATTGGCGCAACACTATAAAAATCTAATACATTCAGTACTTGATAATCCAAACCAGAATATTAATAACATAGAGTTCTTAGATGTAGATGAAAAACAAGAGCTGTTAGAAAGTTATAATGATACTTTGGTTACCTATCAAAAAGAGTTAGTGATTAATTCATTATTTAATCAAAAAGTAATTCAATCACCAGATAATGTAGCGATTAAATATGAGCAGAATTCATTAAGTTATTTGGAGTTAGATCAGATTTCCAATCAGTTAGCCAGATATCTACAAGCTACCTATTCTATTGATAGAGGAGATATCATAGGTGTAGAATTGGAAAGATCAGAATGGCTTATTGTAACAATGCTAGCAGTATTTAAATTAGGGTGTACTTATCTGCCAATAGATCCAAGTTTTCCTGAAGTTAGAAAAGAATATATCATTAATGATAGTAACTGTAAAAGGATAATTAAATCCACTTTGATAGATGAATTTGATAACTGTAAACAAGATTTTGACGAAAAAGGATTAGATGTAAAGGTTGAACCAGGTAATCTAGCTTATATCATATATACTTCTGGTACTACAGGTAAGCCTAAAGGAGTAATGATTACGCATCAAGCAATTTTGAACACCATTTTATCTCAAATAGATGCTTTTAAAATTAATTCCTTTGAGAATTGTTTACAATTTTCAAATCAATGTTTCGATTCCTCAATCTTTGAAATATTGATCAGTCTATTAGGAGGAGCTACATTGGTGATTTTGGAAGAATCAATGAAATTAGACATACCAGCTTTTATCAATTATATTGAAAAGCATCAAGTTACATTGGCAATATTGCCTCCGTCATTCGTAACGCTCTTAGACGTAGATAAACTATCAACGATAAAACGACTTGTTACAGCAGGAGAGGAAGCTCCAATACAAAAAGCCAAAGAGTTTTCTGAAATAGGGATCTATACGAATGGATATGGTCCAACAGAAAGCAGCGTATGTACACTGACGTATGAAGGAGAAATAGGTGACAAAATTCCGGTAGGAAAACCAATAGCAAATACCAAGGTTTATATTTTATCCGAAGATCTCGAATTACAACCAAAAGGAGTCATGGGTGAGTTATGTATAGCAGGTGCCGGATTATCCATAGGATATTTAAACCGCCCAGAATTGACTAAAGAAAAATTTGTAGATAATCCTTTTGTTGTTGGTGAAAAGTTATACCGTACCGGAGATTTGGCTAGATGGTTGCCTAATGGAAATATTGACTTTTTAGGTAGGAAGGATTCACAAGTGAAAATTAGAGGATATAGAATAGAGTTGGGAGAAGTCGAGTATGTTCTATTAGAACAAAAGAACTTGGTTAAGCAGGCAATTGCAGCGATAACAGAAAAAAACGGGATGCCTATACTAGTATCATATATTGTTCCTGGCGATGAGTATAATAAAGAAGAGTTAAAGACTATTCTTAGGAGAAACTTGCCGGACTATATGATCCCAAGCTTTTTCATCGAAATTGATGAAGTAGCAGTAACTTCTAATGGTAAAATAGATAAAGCAAAGTTACCTGATATAGATCAGCAGAGCCTTGTAAAACAGAAGTATGTTGCCGCAGAAAATGATATTGAAGATAAAATAGTACAAATAATATCAGATGAATTTGATATTCCAATAGGAAGAATCGGAGTAAATGATAACTTTTTCGATTTAGGAGGTAATTCTATCAATATGGTTAAAGTTTTATCAGTTTTGAATGCTGAGTTTATAGAGGAAATAAAGATTGTTCACCTTTTTCAATATCCTACAGTACGTAGCCTTACAAAGGCATTTTTTAATAAGAATGATAGTATCATTGAAGAAGAAACTAGTGAAGAGTTAGAGGAAGATTTTGATTTTGATGAGGAACTAAATGAGTTTACAAATTTAATAGATTAA